The genomic DNA ACACTCGGCGGCCGACCTCTGCTGCGGGAGCCCCACAATGCAGTTCCTCCTCACGTCAAGCCTCCTCGCCCTTATCAACCTCAGGCACGCCGGCCCGACTTGGCTGAAGTAGTTGTATGACAGCGAGAAATTGTACGCGTTCGGTAGTCGGCACAAGTTCTCCGGTATCGTCCCGTAGAACTCGTTGTGCGCCAGGTTTAGTAGCTGCAGCTTTTGCAAGCACCCGAATGACTGCGGTATCGTCCCCGTCAAGAGGTTGCCGCCGACGTCGAACACGGTGGCCTTTATCAAGTACCCGATTTCAAATGGGAGACAACCCGTCAACCTGTTGTTCAAGAATAGCACCTCCAGTAGGGTCCTCCAAGCTCGGCCGATACTCCGAGGAATGCCGCCTGTTAGattataaatcaaattattaatttggtagtagagaagaattttttaatCGAATTCAAATAATCTCTTCATCCTTAAATCTTGTCGGGAAAATAAATGCAaaggaaatcaaacaaaagtaaatgggtaatttcactttatacttttaaattattaagtaATTTGAGAagtctcaaattttaaaatctctcaatttaaccttgaactttcaattacaattaatttaaactattttgtcagattttaaaccttaaaaataagataatgaCGGTTataaccctaaattttttataaaatttcaaattaaaaaataaaaataataataataataaagttttttttaaaaaaaaaattaaggtaaattaggaaagttaacggctaaatctgacagaagggtttaaattgactgcaattcaTGAAAGTTCAAAggtccaaattgagaagttttaaagtttgaagaCTTCTCAAATCAATTAGTAATTtaagggtttaaagtgaagttaccacaaagtaaattaatttaaatattaagacACGAACataattttcctccaaattgaaaaaataacatGCATGTGAGAAATGCATgctttttttatgtattttttacatGAAAAATTACACATGTTACTATGTCAAATCAATTAGTAATTtaagggtttaaagtgaagttaccacaaagtaaattaatttaaatattaagacACGAACataattttcctccaaactgaaaaaataaCATTCATGTGAGAAATGCATgcttttttttatgtattttttacatGAAAAATTACACATGATACTATGTCAAAGGAAATTCGGGTTagagaggaaaactttgtcttaAGACAATGGGCTTAATCATTTAAGTATattactctctttctttttactttatttgaTGCGAGAAAAACAAATCTCACAGTTGCATCCGCGGAAACTTTACTTTTTAAACGTACCGGTGAACTTGTTGTTGGCTAGGGTGAGGAAGAGTGCCGGCGTGTTTCCGAATGTGCCAGCTGGAATTGACCGGTTGAACCCGTTGTTGTTGATGAACAACACGTCGGTGTCAACGTTGAACAACGAAGCCGGGACCTGCCCGGCGTAAGTGTTGAACCTAAGGTCCACGAAGGTTAGATTGGTGGCGCCGATGACACTCGAGGGGAACCCTCCGAGGAACTTGTTGTTACTCAGGTCGAGCTCGTAGAAATAGCGCAACTGGTTGAGATTTCGGTTAATCACGCCGCTGAAGTTGTTGGAGTTGGCATGGAAGATGGCAATGTCGGGCAAGTTGCGGATAAAGCGGTAAAAGTTTAAGAAGCGGCCGCCAAACCTCGCGCCGTTGAAGAGAATGCCGGCGAGTCCGGTGATGTTCAAGTCAGGCACAGTGTCACAATAGAAGCCCTTGAAGAGGCAGTAGTTGTTGCCGACCCAGGTGCCGGTAAAGTTTTGGGGGTCGTAGGTGATGTTCCTTTTGAGCTCCTGGGTGATGAAGAGAATCCTAGCTCTGTTAGCCAAGGGTCCAGGATTGTTGGGTGGGCGGCGGGGCATGAGATTAAGTGATGGTGGGTATAGCGGGGCTCGCGGGCGGCGATTGATCAAAGGGTTGGGACGAGGTGGTGGTGATATTAAAGGACATCTCGGACATCCGGCAGGTTGGGCAAGTGAATATTgcaagaaaaaggagaaaaagacgAACAGGGGTAAAAGAAGCCGAGGGAGCATCGTCCTGTGCATCAACAGTTCGACAGAAAGATGAAAGGAGCAAGTTTGTGCAGGCAGAAGAAGCGAATCGCTACTTTTATAGTACAGAGATGTCCCTGGGAAGGAGATGGCCCCGACGACTATAAATCTTTGTTTACTCTAGGAGAGACTTTAATTTAACTCATTAAACTTTCAGGcgattttgataatttttagacgtttaaatctctcattttaggcatctgaactttcaattgcttttaaTGTGAATCATttcatcagattttaaacgttatataacatttatacccctgattttaatttgtataaaattaatttcaacttcacccttaattccaaaacattttttattaaaaaaaaaaaagaaaaggaaaaatcatggatattttggtttttttttttttatatttttaacggctaaaattgtaggaggggtccacattgagagcaattaaaagttcaaaggtccaaattgaaagatttgaaagtttaagggattTGTCAAATCGTGTAGAAGTTAAGGGGTTAAAGTGAagtttatcatttattttaattaggccactaaaaaaaaaaaattcaaccaattttaataagtgacaagtgtcctTAAACTAAAAGCTTCTAAGTTAGTAGAATGGTAATAGATgactattaaaaattttaaataaaatatgagagagataacacttgacacttattgaaataggtttaaaggaaatttcttacaaactgttttggaggaaatttatgtcctaaaaaaaattatttgatatgaagggttatattatttttcattattgtaAGGTTAAATGTTTACTTCATATTCGAGAGTACAAAACACTCAATTTATATCACGACCTAATTAAAGTATTATCTACATTTTATGGTCATCTCTTTTTACTGTCACTCTCTTCAAATGATTGTTGTTTATCAATTGTTTTTCATCCAATTAGGAATGCATATATACTTCTTCtctttttacatgtccgcataaaAGGAAGAAGGAAGATTTGAAATAGTGATATCTACTTTATTATACACaatcctaaccgattgagctacctcttaaaaataaatacatatacaCTTAAATAGTCATTGCAATGCCGAGCAGACGGTACTTATGCTTTTAAGTTTATCAATTGTTTTTATGCTTGTAGTTATGCAATAGGGTTAAATGGGTGAAGTAAAATAACACaccgacaatttttttttttaattttttgcattaaaatatttttttaaaaaaatttcctacaCGGCGTGCCACTACTCGGGTTAAATAGAAAAGTGCAGGGTACATGTGCTTTTAATGTGTATCAAATCAATCCTTGAGTTTTCGAAAGTGATATATATTACTCTTTGTACTTTCTGagcttaaaataatttattcatcTATTTTTATCAGTCATGtgttgagaaaaagaaaaagccagtTGGTCAAATTGCGGTCCACCATATGTAATGTCTTCACATAATTATTgttgaaaaatcatcaaatacTATTAAATCAATTCTCTATTTGATTCTTTCGGGAATCTCACCATATCATTAAAGATAAAATCATGCTTAGCCTGTAATCAAATCGTGGGTTTTCTTCTACATCTAACCCATCGTTATTTGCTTTGAAATGTCATTCTTCACTTATAACTAGAAAttgtacaagaaaaaaaaaaaactcttaacgGAAGTAGacaaaaagatttattttacattgtcaaaaaagcacaaaaattaatttgatcacTTTTGGAAATTCAAAGACTAATTTGATACCCACAAAAAGCATATGAACCAATTTATATTTAACCCTTTACATTGAGTACATGGGaacatctctcttttctttttcttttcttttctccctaTAGTTTATGGACACATAACATCTACTCTATGATAATCTAATACACGAAAACTACCTTTTTTCATAATGTAATTATATGAGCAATTCATTATTATTTAACCAAGAACCATcaaatagtgtatatatatgtttggtgAGTTTATTGACGTAGATCGTATAGCGAATAATTTCATGAAAAGGTTCGAGAATGAGAATTCCATCAATTGAAAGGTAACGGTTGGTCAATCGAATGGAAGGGATGATGTTCAGTACTAGTTTTTGAGTGACTCCATCGCTGATCCGATTAATCCAAGTGATATGTACGGTGCAAATTCTTGAGAGGTTCGATCAATCGAGAATGAAATGTTGATAGatcaaaattaatgtttgatcgatcgaaCTTCcaataagggtatttttgtatttttcttttcttagctATAATCCTATTTCTATTTAAGCTCAATAAAGACAGAATGGCCACCTAGTTGATGTAATTTTCAGTTTTCTTAGTAAGAATCACTTGAGGAgtgttttttctttagtttttatgcactttcttgatttttttttttcttgaaaaatcaatttgatctCATTTATAGAAAAGTACtcaagagcataaaagctcttacaatcaAGATCCGAGCCGAAGTTAAAAGATCaaagccgaagctaaaagattatACATCATAGAGGGTAATAACAAACAGATCTTATATTGAAGTCCAAACTATGACGCCAAACATCCACTAACCcataactaatcttcagttgtaacaaCAGATCTACTCTAGGCAAACAATCCAATACATAGGTAgttcttattcctcgaccctatGATTAGAAAAAAACCCATGCCGACACTCATCCTCCTCGATTTTTCTTGAATCTATGGAATAGTTGCTTCCCACTAGCTAGGTTAGGATacatcactttttctttttctttttctttttttctaattgaataaaaaaaatggttacgGGGAATGATCCTTACCACTCTTAATTTGAATTAAGATCCATCACTTATCTTAAAACCAAAGTGGATCCATAAAAATTTTTCTTcctaatttgtatattttagttTGAAGTGACACAatcattaatataaaaataaaagtatatggagtcattttatatatatatatatatattgttgttgtAATTCTCCTACACATTCTTCgtccatcctttttttttttgttaatttaacattgaatttataaaattgggttccacaaattcaatggtgaagtTGTTCATCTCTCATATGGAGATGGAAAAGAGAAGGGCAaataataaaaaccaaacatttctcattctttttaaaatgtactttttatatttttgttatggtTTGATTTAAAGATGAACATAATTTGGAGTGCTTGTTTTATATATTGAGTTATttgttactatatatatatatatttggtaaagagtagtcctaaaaaaatattaacaaacaagcCCATGCAAGAGTTTTAAATAGGAACAAAAGAATATTCGATATACTCAATGGAGCAGGTGATTGCAATGACATTAGCAATTCATTGAATAGAATGATATGCATGTGTGACACAAATCAAATATATggtacaaaaataaaagcacTCATCAATCATTTCATTTGATTCAATCATATAAGAAACCTCCCACGTGATTCTGcttgctcttttttttcttttctttttttttttcttcataagcCTATAAAAAGAGGTGCAAgtaaaaagaagaaggaaaaaaaaaaaaagacagtgGGCCAATCCAAGCATAGAGCCGAGTGGGATTCCTTTGCTTTCTTTAGAAATTTCAATATCTGCCGAGTGGGATTCCTTTGCTTTCTTCAGAAATTTCAATATCTGCCGAGTGGTTCTGTGTAcggagaaatatatatatgtttcttttatGGACACAACAGAGATAAAGCAACTAGGTACTGTTTTCTCGAAGAAGaaatcagaaacaaaaaaaaaaaaacaaaaaaggaagtaaGGATAGGAAGGAATAGATTAAAAGATCTCTTGGCAGAGAAAAAAGCTAACGAGAATAAAGGCATTATCAAAGATCAAAAAGTCGATCTTCGTGGTCCATTGTAGTAAGCCCGT from Corylus avellana chromosome ca6, CavTom2PMs-1.0 includes the following:
- the LOC132184153 gene encoding uncharacterized protein At4g06744-like gives rise to the protein MHRTMLPRLLLPLFVFFSFFLQYSLAQPAGCPRCPLISPPPRPNPLINRRPRAPLYPPSLNLMPRRPPNNPGPLANRARILFITQELKRNITYDPQNFTGTWVGNNYCLFKGFYCDTVPDLNITGLAGILFNGARFGGRFLNFYRFIRNLPDIAIFHANSNNFSGVINRNLNQLRYFYELDLSNNKFLGGFPSSVIGATNLTFVDLRFNTYAGQVPASLFNVDTDVLFINNNGFNRSIPAGTFGNTPALFLTLANNKFTGGIPRSIGRAWRTLLEVLFLNNRLTGCLPFEIGYLIKATVFDVGGNLLTGTIPQSFGCLQKLQLLNLAHNEFYGTIPENLCRLPNAYNFSLSYNYFSQVGPACLRLIRARRLDVRRNCIVGLPQQRSAAECTRFSARAKSCARANTFNFVPCKLATSTANLADAEDEEEGRRLATIDEMPAPTPRTYAALEKPHH